The sequence AAGCCAAGCTCGACGAGTTGTTCCGCGAGGATCTCGGCAAATCGAGCGTCGCGGATCGCGAGCGTTCCAAATATGAATTGTTCGCGACCTTCCCGGACTCCACGTCGATGGTCGGGCAGTTCTCGATGGGCAATGAACCGAGCCTGGCCATTCCCTACATTTACAATCATCTCGGAGCTCCGTGGAAAACCCAGAAACGGGTGAGGCAATTGTTGGATTTCGCCTTCACGGACACCGTTCACGGCATCCCGGGAGACGAGGACGGTGGCGGCATGACGGCGTTTGTCGTGCTGTCCATGATGGGCTTTTATCCGGAGGTGCCTGGCGTCCCCGTTTATGAAATGGGCAGTCCGGTCTTTGAAAAGGTCACCATCGACCTGCACAACGGCAAGCGGCTCGAGATCAACGCCAAGGGCAGTTCGCGCGATCGCAAGTATATCAAGGGAATCCAATTCAACGGAAAGCCGAGCAATGCGCTTTGGTTCACCCACGACGCCGTGCTGGCCGGACTGAAGATCGATGTCGAGATGTCGGACACCCCGAACAAGCAGCTCGGCACCTCCGAAGCCGACCTGCCGCCTTCCAGCGAGGCCGTTGATCCAGGTTCCTTTGAATCCGGGAAATCCCGTTAACACGGCTTCCTGCTCACCGATTCGTCACCGTCATTCTCCCGTCACGCTTCGCTGCGGTGACAGCAATCGTGCGCCGGCCTTGTCGACGGGGGCGGAGGGCCGGCGCACGAGCGTTCACCAACCCCTTCTCCTGTCATGTATTCGGAAATCCTGGAACTTGCCCAAGGCGCGGAGCCGCAGGCCATCGTGATGGCCGTGAGCCTTCCCGCGACGGACGGGACGGCTGGGCAGCAGCCCGCTCGCCTCGTCATGCTTCCCATCCCCCTCGACCTTGATGCCCTCACCAGGGCGCTCGCGACGGAAGGAAAGGGCCGTGTGCTTCGCGCTTGTGCGGCCGAGGCGCTGGCTTCCGCCGTGCAGGAGGCCTGGGAAGGTGCCATTCCCATCGGGCCTCTTCCTGTCTCCCGCACGATCGACACCCCTAAACCCAAGGTCTGTCCCTCTCCAGCACTGGATACTCTGAGTCAGCGCCAGCTCGAGGTCTTGGAGCTCCTCGCCAAAGGCCTTACTTATAAGGAGGTGGCCCAGGTTCTTTTCCTCAGCGTCTCTACCGTCCACCGCCACGTGGAATGCCTCTACACGAAACTCGGCGTCCACAGCCGCACCCAGGCCGTTATCAAGTTCATGGAAGCGAGGAGCTCGTCTTGATCGACGACCACCTTGGCTCACCATGAACCTTCCGCCTGACTCCTGGCTCTGGAGGACGGCACAGCGCACAAGATCTGCGCGAAGCGCGCCAAAAGAGGTCTGGCAGAAGGGAGCTGGGGATGCCGAACGATTCCGGAGAATCTTATGGAGCTACGCCCAACTCCTTCGGAAACTGAGTGATCGCCTGAATTCGGATTCGGCGATATTCCACTTCAGCTCCCTCCGACTGAAGTTGAATCTGCCCCGAAACGAGCGGGAGGTCTTTGTTGGTTCGGGTGTTTTCGATGACGTTGACCACGTGGCCATTGACGACAAACACCGATTTCCGGCCGAGCGTGTAGACATCGATCAGGTTCCATTCGCCGTTGGCTTTTTCAAAGTTCCCCTGCAAATGGGCCACCTTCTGTTTGGCCGGCAACAGTTCGCCGCTCGGGCTATAAACCCCGACATTATTGACGATGACTTGCCGGACATCGGCCCTTGGTCCAGCCAGAGGAAACAAGTCCCCGATGTCGCCTTCCTGCACCTGGAGTTCGACGCTCTTTTTCCAGTTCTTCCCAAAAGCGCCATGTTCGCCCTGGCAGTGAATAAGCAGGCCGCTGTCCCGTTTTTCGTTTTCCCTGGGCGGCCATTTTTTCGTTCCCCAACGCGTTTCCAATTGCAGGTGATAATTGCCAAATGATTCGAGAGTCGAAATGCCGCCAAATATTTCTCCAGTGATGTGCAGAACCGATTCACCATCGATCCGCATAACGGAAAACACCTGTTTGAGATCGTTATTCAGTCCCAACGGAATGTCTTTTCGGTCATCGGGACCGGGCGGCAAACCAGCAACGCTTTGATGGGGGACGCCCATCCAGGTTTCCCAACCGCCCAGCGTTTCGCCCAGCAATGAACGCCAGTGGGATTGCAACGCCGTGACGGGTTGCTCCTCCGATTGGGGCGGCGGCTGATTGGGTGCCTGCGCCAAACTGGAACCCAGGGTAAGCGAGAGGCAGGTGAGTGTAACGAGGCTTCGACGCAAGGTCCGCACCTCGTGGATCGAAGATTTGAGAAAAGGTGGGATTCTCATTTGTGGGGAAAGGCGCTGATGAGGCAACTGGAAGATTGGGCGTCTCACTCTTTCAACAAAACCATGACGTCAATCTGGAACTTCGCGACGGCCTCTTTCTTCACCTGGTCGGCATTGAGTACCTTTTCCCGCTGATGAAGTCCAACCGTATCCGTCAGGGCGCGGAGCCACAGCGAACGGACCAGTGTCCCCAAATCCGTGCCCTGCTTTCCCGCCACCATGCTCATTCCCCGGTATTGGCGGAGGGAGATATTGAAGTCCGGACGCGGATCGAACGGTTGGACGCTGAGAGCCGCGGTGTTCGGTTGATCGATCCATTGGTTCTCGATGCTTTTGATCTTTTCAACGGAAACTCCAACTGCGTGGAGGCATTCCTTGGCCATGGTGACATTGCCCTCCGGATTCATGTGCACGCCATCGACGGTCAGAATCCGCGAAGAATTATTCGGAGCCAGCGGCTTGAGGATTCCCTGAAAGATCGCGTTGAGGTCGGCAAGGGGCAGCTTGCGTTGGCTCGCAAGTTCGCGGAGAAAATCGTTGTAAGCCGCCAGCTTGCGGTTGTTGTCATTGTCATCCTCACCGATCGGAGTGGCGGTTAGAATGATGACGTTCACCGACTGCGCCTTGGCGCGGTCGACGATGCTTGTGATGTTGGCTTTATAGGCATCGAGAAGCACGCCGTTGGCTCCATGCCAGACATCGTTGACGCCGCAACTGAGAAACAGCCAGTCCGGTTGTTTGGAGAGGACGTCCTTGTCCAGCCGGGCCAGCATGTCGTTTGACTTGTTTCCACTCACGCCGGCGGGGATGGGCGTGGCGGCGATGCCTTCCTTGGCAAGGCCGTCGATCACCAACCGGACGTAGCCACCGGGAGAACTCCAGCCGCCGGCGGTGATGGAGTCGCCGAGAAACGCGACTTTCTGGCCGCTTTGAATGAGGATCCGGCTGTCATCTGCCCGCGCGGTGTCGGCATGGGCAAGGAAGGCAAGGGAAAGCACAAAGGCCCAGGTGCGGGCGATGGGGCGGACGGCAGACAGGTTGGTCGGGATCATGTTGCGGGATGAGTTCTGCGAGTTCGGATTTTTTCAGATTAAGATGATCGTTTCAGTGCCGGGCCTGCGGTTCATGCGGAATTGATCCGGCTACGGCCATGCGTGCAGATAAATTCCCGGGCTTGTCCTCGCAACGGGAGAGGAGGCGTTTTTCGCGGTCGCGACAGTGCTCAGGGAGCCGAGCCGCCCGGCTTGCGGCGATTCGGCGAGCATCTGGAAAGGGATGCTTTCGTCGGGGGGGCTTCCCATCGTGGGGAGTGCCATCACAAGCACGCCAAGCGAGTGGCGGGAATTATTTGCGAGGGGATCATGGTGCCGGGTGGGATTGAATCCTGGACGTATCCAATCCCGCGGTCGCTCCCGAAAACGTCTCGCTGAATGTTTGGTAGCCGAATCGACCGGTGTTTTTGATCTGATAGATAAAGACGTAGTTTCGGCCGTCGTTGCGATGCAGCCATCGCGAACTGGCGAACAGCTTGAATTTCTCGTTATCCCGGTGGTAGAGCTCGGTCTGGTAGTATGGGACGTCGTCTTTCACCGGCGGCGCGGAAACGATCTCCACGCGACGGGGACGGATCAGGGTCTTCTGGGTTCCGAGAACCGCCCCGATTTCGGAGCTGCACGCATTGAAGAACAGCGTGGAGTCGGCGCCGAACCCCTGCAAACTGTCGGGGATCACGTGGGGGATGAACGATTTGTCTTCCTGCGGTTCGAGAAGAAGGAGGAAATTGGATCCCGTCTCGGGCAGAACCACCAAGGCAACTTTCTTGAAGCCGGATTCCGCGGAGGGCACCTTGATGGCCAGGTTGAATGTGCGGGTTCCCGGAAAGATGTTTCCGCTTAGGCCCGATGTCCCGATCGAAAACGGAGGGGAAACCTTTTCCCCTGCGATGGTGACCAGTTCGATATTCGGACTTCCGGGGACGAGGAGCAGCGCCCTCACCGTCGGGCCCCGCTCCTTGGCGGGCATTTCGGGGGAATCCGTCGATTGAGCATCTGCGCCCGCGCCGATGCCGATGAACAGCAGCCCTAGGACGACATTGATGATTGTTCGATGAAGTGACATGATGGGTATGGTGGAATCCCTCGGCGGAAGGGGCTAGATCTCTCCCTGGTTCAGGTAGCGGAAGGAGATGATCTGGAATTTCCGGCCAAAGGTCTTATTGATGAGGGAAACCGGGCTAACGATCTGGGGGCCGTTGGCGGGATCGACGTAGTCGGGGAACCGCTGCACCACGGCTTCGCAGTAGGCTTTCGCGACGATTTCGTTGTTTTTGTCGCGGGCCTCGCCATAGGTCCGGATGGTAAAGGTGTCGCTGCGGACCGTGATGAGCGGAGCGAGGGGCGTCAGCAGGTCACCCTGTTTGACATAGCCGGGCGCTCCGGCCGACTTCGCTCCGGCTTCCGCCTCGGGGAATTCGAACCCTTGGGCACGGGCCTCGGAAACGTCGAGGGTGCGACTGCCGCTGCGATAGGGTGCGTTGATGCTGACGTCATTGTCGTCCAGCGCGCTTTGAAGTGCGCCCGAGAGTGCCAGTTCCTTGTTGCTGCCGGGACGCCGGTTGATGAAGTCGGCGAGCGAGGTGAAAGGGCCCCGGAGTCTCACTTGCTTGACGATGGCTTTGGCAAGCTCGTCGATTTGTGTGTCCGTCACTGTTCGGAATCCGAGCCATTGCTGTGGATCAGAGCAGCTGATGATATCGGAATCACCAATCGCACCTCCACCGGCGATGAGTGCTCCTGTGACCGGCGTTCCGGGGGCTGCTGTAAGGGTCGGATTGCTCGATGAGGCGGTGGGTTCCGATACGGGCACCATGGAACCTTTGAGCGCGGTGAGCATGGACTTCCACGCATTCACCGAGGTCGAGTTCACATTGAATGCTCCGTCCACCACGAGATGCGCGGCAGTTCGTTCGGCTGCCTCCGGCTTGGGGGTGGCACCTTGGAAAATCTCGTCCAAGGTGCTCTGCGGATCGGACGACCATGGCTTGAAACGTGGGTTGGGGAGTGGAACGGATGTCGTGCTGCCTAGACCCAAGAATTGCGATAGGCGGCTTTTTTGCTCTCCATATGCTGTCGTCGGATTCTTATGCGCCGTAGAGGATTTGGGTGAGATCGAGGAAAAGAAGTAATCGTCCCATAATGCCCGGTTTGCCAAGAATGAGTGGTCCGCGAGGTCACGCGTGTATTTTCCGCTGCCTTTGGTCACGGCCGTGCTGCCTGGGGCCATCACGGATGGTGCGAACGAATTTGCGATCGCGTGGGAGATCGATGGACGGAGATACCAGACCCGGGACAGGTTGGAGTCGTTGGCGGCGATCGTGGCATTGTCAGGCAGGCCGTCCGCCAAGGAGTTCTGGAGGGTTCCGAGGGAGAAGATCGGAGCCTTGGGCACGGACTGGGTGATCACGTAGGAGCTGCCCGTGCCTGCCGTGTAAGATGCGCCGAAATAGCCGAGGCCTGCCCCCGCGGTGTCGATCACATTGTTCAGGCTGGTGAGCTTGCGAAGTCCGACCTGGATGGCTGTCTCGCGGGTCCATTCGGGTGATAGATCACCCAGATCGTAGGTAAACGATTTGGGATTCACATGCAGAATCGACTTGCCGGAATATCGTGGCGGCGCTTGGGACGGCTGGAGACTGGCGATATCGGGATAGTAGCTGTCCTCTTCCGTTCGAAAGCCCATGGTGAAAACGAAGAGCGGCCATTTTTTCGTGGTTCCATCCGTTCCGGCGGCTACCGCCATTTCCGCCACCCCCTTCGAATAGCTCGGATCCCGCGGGATCTGCCGGAAGACATGGGGGAATCCATCGGCGGGCAGCTCTCCATTCCGTGTGCCGGTCTCGACTGTCGTCCAATCGATCGAGAAGTTACCGGCGGCGTATGGGCCCTCATCACCGATATACTGGCGGGCATGGGTGATTCCCAGACCATGGCTTTGTCCCTTTGGTGCAGGAGTCAGCGAGAATGTAAGCCGGTCGTCGCCCTTGATGACGGGGAGCATGAGGGAATTGGGATCCGTCACCACGCCCGAGCTGTCCTTTTTCGGGACCGTTAGGCTGAATTCGAAGCCCGAACCGAAGTTCCAACCGAGTTTCGCTTCAATGGAGCCACCGGGTATCAGCTTGTTTTGGTAGGACTGGGAGAGCACCTGCACTTCGCCCGGGCGAAGCACGAGATTTTGCGCTTGCCCGACCCTTGCCTTGTTGAAGCTTGTGCCCGAGATCTGGGGGACTGTGGCCGACCAAGTGGTGCTGGCTCCGGTGGATTTTTGAATCTGCAGGGTCAGGCGATAGGGAACCGCCCAGGTCTGGAACGAGGAGTAGGCGCTGGCTGGAAGATAGACGGGGACATTGAAGGGATTCCAGATCGTGAAGATCGGGTCCACCACGAGCAGGAGATCATACTCATTGGTGGTGCTGCCGGGTTTAGGACGGCTGATCAATGAATAGACGATGGTGTGTTGGATCCGGGTAAGTTGATGATACTTGCGGAATGGATCGTTGAAAGCAGCGGCGAGGGTCCCGGGGCCACTTAAGTAGGATGTATTGGCCGCCAGATTGCTGCCGTCCGCATGGGCTGGCAGACCCGCGGTCTTGAGTTCTCCCCAGATGTTGTGATCCGCCCACAACTCCCCGAAGTGCATGCCATTCGTGGAGCCGGCTTTGTAGAGCGGATCCTTGATTGCTTCTGAGTAAGGCTTCTCCAGCAGGAAGCTGAGATCCTTGCGGAACCCTCCCGCACGGACATTGGTCACGAGTCCATTCGCGATGGTCGTGGCGTCGTGGAAAATGGACTCAGGTGGTTTGGCCAGAATGTCCACGGTGCTCAGGGAAATCAGGCGGTTGAGGCTCGGGTCTGTGATCGGAATGGATGTCCCGAGCAAAAACTCATGGGCCGCCCGTGGTGCCGCCTGCAGCCGCGCGACCGCTTCGGTGGCGTTGGTTGGCGGTACCACGGTGTTTCCGAGCTTCGCCTTCATGTTGTTGTCCGAAACCCACCAGCTATAGCCACCATCCGGCACCTTGAGCACTCCGGCTTCGACCGGACCGCTGGAGGACGTGGCTTTCGCCAGTGATACCGTGGAGGACGCGAGCGCGGCCCCCGTCTTGGGAGCATCCACGGTG comes from Luteolibacter sp. LG18 and encodes:
- a CDS encoding response regulator transcription factor, yielding MYSEILELAQGAEPQAIVMAVSLPATDGTAGQQPARLVMLPIPLDLDALTRALATEGKGRVLRACAAEALASAVQEAWEGAIPIGPLPVSRTIDTPKPKVCPSPALDTLSQRQLEVLELLAKGLTYKEVAQVLFLSVSTVHRHVECLYTKLGVHSRTQAVIKFMEARSSS
- a CDS encoding DUF1080 domain-containing protein, which translates into the protein MRIPPFLKSSIHEVRTLRRSLVTLTCLSLTLGSSLAQAPNQPPPQSEEQPVTALQSHWRSLLGETLGGWETWMGVPHQSVAGLPPGPDDRKDIPLGLNNDLKQVFSVMRIDGESVLHITGEIFGGISTLESFGNYHLQLETRWGTKKWPPRENEKRDSGLLIHCQGEHGAFGKNWKKSVELQVQEGDIGDLFPLAGPRADVRQVIVNNVGVYSPSGELLPAKQKVAHLQGNFEKANGEWNLIDVYTLGRKSVFVVNGHVVNVIENTRTNKDLPLVSGQIQLQSEGAEVEYRRIRIQAITQFPKELGVAP
- a CDS encoding SGNH/GDSL hydrolase family protein, giving the protein MIPTNLSAVRPIARTWAFVLSLAFLAHADTARADDSRILIQSGQKVAFLGDSITAGGWSSPGGYVRLVIDGLAKEGIAATPIPAGVSGNKSNDMLARLDKDVLSKQPDWLFLSCGVNDVWHGANGVLLDAYKANITSIVDRAKAQSVNVIILTATPIGEDDNDNNRKLAAYNDFLRELASQRKLPLADLNAIFQGILKPLAPNNSSRILTVDGVHMNPEGNVTMAKECLHAVGVSVEKIKSIENQWIDQPNTAALSVQPFDPRPDFNISLRQYRGMSMVAGKQGTDLGTLVRSLWLRALTDTVGLHQREKVLNADQVKKEAVAKFQIDVMVLLKE